The Longimicrobium sp. region CGCCTCCTCCGGCATCCGCCTCCACGGCATCCGTCTCCCTCGCGCCCCTGACCCTTTGCCGATGCGAATCTCCATCCTGATGGCCGTCGTGCTGACCCTTGCCTCCGCGGCCGCGCTGGACGCGCAGGCCGACTCCGCCGCGCTGCTGGCCCGCGCCCGGCGCCTGCACGAGCAGGTGCCCATGGTGGACGGGCACAACGACCTGCCGTGGGAGATCCGCACGAAGGGGTTCAGCGACTTCGGGCGGATGAACCCCGATTCCTCCCTCCCCGACAACAACACCGACGTGGCGCGGCTCCGCGCCGGGGGCGTGGGCGGCGTGTTCTGGGCGGCGTACGTGCCGGTGGAGACGATGGGGCGCGTGCCCGGGCCGGCGCGGGTGGTGCTGGAGCAGATCGACCTCATCCACCGCATGGTCGAGCGCTCGCCGGCGATGGAGCTGGCGCTGACCGCGGGCGACATCGAGCGCATCCACGGCCAGCACAGGATCGCCGCGCTGATCGGGATCGAGGGCGGGCACGCGATCGAGAACTCGCTGGGCGCGCTGCGGCAGTACTACGGGCTGGGCGTGCGCTACATGACGCTCACCCACACCAGCACCATCGACTGGGCCGACGCGGCGACCGACTCCGCGAAGCACGGCGGGCTCACGAAGTTCGGCGAGGAGGTGGTGCGGGAGATGAACCGCATGGGGATGCTGGTCGATCTCTCGCACGTGTCGCCGGGGACGATGAGCGACGCCATCCGCGTTTCCGAGGCGCCGGTGATCTTCTCGCACTCGTCCGCGCGGGCCATCGCCGACGTGCCGCGCAACGTGCCGGACTCCATCCTGGTCCGCCTGAAGC contains the following coding sequences:
- a CDS encoding dipeptidase — encoded protein: MRISILMAVVLTLASAAALDAQADSAALLARARRLHEQVPMVDGHNDLPWEIRTKGFSDFGRMNPDSSLPDNNTDVARLRAGGVGGVFWAAYVPVETMGRVPGPARVVLEQIDLIHRMVERSPAMELALTAGDIERIHGQHRIAALIGIEGGHAIENSLGALRQYYGLGVRYMTLTHTSTIDWADAATDSAKHGGLTKFGEEVVREMNRMGMLVDLSHVSPGTMSDAIRVSEAPVIFSHSSARAIADVPRNVPDSILVRLKQNGGIVMVNFYSGFVDPAAVELTRESYRVQARAAAQFPNDAAARDRYVADWRRQNPMPRGTVRTVADHIDHIVKVAGIDHVGYGSDFDGVTSLPVGLEDVSRFPYLTAELLRRGYSDADVRKILGGNLLRVMRQAESVAARLQRERAPSTAMIDVMDGGLVR